From the Panthera leo isolate Ple1 chromosome C1, P.leo_Ple1_pat1.1, whole genome shotgun sequence genome, one window contains:
- the EFHD2 gene encoding EF-hand domain-containing protein D2, protein MATDELASKLSRRLQMEGEGGAEAPEQPGLNGAAAAAAAGAPDEAAEALGSADGELSAKLLRRADLNQGIGEPQSPSRRVFNPYTEFKEFSRKQIKDMEKMFKQYDAGRDGFIDLMELKLMMEKLGAPQTHLGLKNMIKEVDEDFDSKLSFREFLLIFRKAAAGELQEDSGLHVLARLSEIDVSTEGVKGAKSFFEAKVQAINVSSRFEEEIKAEQEERKKQAEEMKQRKAAFKELQSTFK, encoded by the exons ATGGCCACGGACGAGCTGGCCAGCAAGCTGAGCCGGCGGCTGCAGATGGAGGGCGAGGGCGGCGCCGAGGCCCCGGAGCAGCCCGGGCTGaacggggcggcggcggcggcggcggccggggcgcCCGACGAGGCGGCCGAGGCGCTGGGCAGCGCGGACGGCGAGCTGAGCGCCAAGCTACTGCGGCGCGCCGACCTCAACCAGGGCATCGGCGAGCCCCAGTCGCCCAGCCGCCGCGTCTTCAACCCCTACACCGAGTTCAAGGAGTTCTCCAGGAAGCAGATCAAGGACATGGAGAAGATGTTCAAGCA GTACGACGCCGGCCGGGACGGCTTCATCGACCTGATGGAGCTGAAGCTGATGATGGAGAAGCTCGGGGCTCCGCAGACCCACCTGGGCCTGAAAAACATGATCAAGGAGGTGGACGAGGACTTTGACAGCAAGCTCAGCTTCCGGGAG TTCCTCCTGATTTTCCGCAAGGCAGCGGCTGGGGAGTTACAGGAGGACAGCGGGCTGCACGTGCTCGCCCGCCTCTCTGAGATCGATGTCTCCACCGAGGGCGTCAAGGGGGCCAAGAGCTTCTTTGAGGCCAAG GTCCAGGCCATCAACGTGTCCAGCCGCTTCGAGGAGGAGATCAAGGCagagcaggaggaaaggaagaagcaggcGGAGGAGATGAAGCAGCGGAAGGCGGCCTTCAAGGAGCTGCAGTCCACCTTCAAGTAG